A single genomic interval of Mycobacterium sp. DL592 harbors:
- a CDS encoding TetR/AcrR family transcriptional regulator — MPRVKQRTPELRDRVVDVAVATLCENGMSGFTTRRVAERAGTSVPAVYELFDDKAGLLRAVFFEGFHRLGRQLAGLQETADPLADLRAVIPVFRRFCLDYPPLARVMFSRPFQDLDPGPEQTGAAPTVREILVGKVQRCIAAGTLSGDPVDIAHVLLALAQGLAVQEAGGWLGSSAVSVNRRWDVGVQAVLAGFGR; from the coding sequence GTGCCGAGGGTCAAGCAGCGCACCCCCGAGCTGCGCGACCGGGTGGTCGACGTGGCGGTGGCCACGTTGTGCGAGAACGGCATGTCCGGTTTCACCACGCGACGGGTGGCCGAGCGCGCCGGCACCTCGGTGCCCGCGGTGTACGAGCTGTTCGACGACAAGGCCGGCCTGCTGCGGGCGGTCTTCTTCGAAGGGTTCCACCGCCTCGGCCGCCAGCTTGCCGGGCTGCAGGAAACCGCTGACCCGCTGGCGGACCTGCGCGCCGTGATCCCGGTGTTCCGGCGGTTCTGCCTGGACTACCCGCCACTGGCCCGGGTGATGTTCAGCCGCCCGTTCCAGGATCTCGACCCCGGCCCCGAGCAGACCGGGGCCGCGCCGACCGTGCGGGAGATCCTCGTCGGCAAGGTGCAGCGCTGCATCGCCGCCGGCACACTCTCCGGTGATCCGGTCGACATCGCGCACGTATTGCTAGCTCTGGCACAGGGTTTGGCCGTGCAAGAGGCGGGCGGCTGGCTGGGCTCCTCGGCCGTCTCGGTCAACCGCCGCTGGGACGTCGGGGTGCAGGCCGTGCTGGCCGGGTTCGGCCGGTAG
- the hadB gene encoding (3R)-hydroxyacyl-ACP dehydratase subunit HadB yields the protein MALREFSSVKVGEELPERVITLTRADLVNYAGVSGDLNPIHWDDEIAKQVGLDTAIAHGMLTMGLGGGYVTAWVGDPGAVSEYNVRFTAIVPVPNDGTGTDIVFTGKVKSADAETKTVHIALTATTGGKKIFGRAVAIAKLA from the coding sequence ATGGCACTGCGTGAGTTCAGTTCGGTCAAAGTCGGCGAAGAGCTGCCGGAGCGGGTGATCACCCTGACCCGGGCAGACCTGGTCAACTACGCCGGGGTGTCCGGCGACTTGAACCCCATCCACTGGGATGACGAGATCGCCAAGCAGGTCGGTCTGGACACCGCCATCGCCCACGGCATGCTGACCATGGGTCTGGGCGGCGGCTACGTGACGGCGTGGGTCGGCGACCCGGGCGCGGTCAGCGAATACAACGTTCGGTTCACCGCGATCGTCCCAGTCCCCAACGACGGAACCGGGACCGACATCGTGTTCACCGGCAAGGTCAAGTCTGCCGACGCCGAGACCAAGACCGTCCACATCGCGCTGACCGCCACCACCGGCGGCAAGAAGATCTTCGGCCGCGCTGTAGCCATCGCAAAGCTGGCGTAG
- a CDS encoding glucose 1-dehydrogenase — protein sequence MGRVDGKVAVISGAARGMGASHARLLVSEGAKVVLGDVLDDEGMAVADELGDAARYVHLDVTDPDHWAGAVDTALHAFGKLDVLVNNAGIVYRRTLGNLEPERWQRVLDVNLTGTMLGIKSAIEPMIAAGGGSIINMSSIQGMRGTPGNHGYVASKWAIRGLTKSAALELAPNNIRVNSLHPGMVRTPMTAHMPEDLVAAPLGRIAEPVEVSTFVLFLASDESSFATGSEFVMDGGLIADVPHRR from the coding sequence ATGGGACGCGTCGACGGCAAGGTCGCAGTCATCAGCGGCGCCGCGCGCGGCATGGGCGCCTCGCACGCCCGACTGCTGGTCAGCGAGGGTGCCAAGGTCGTCCTCGGTGATGTGTTGGACGACGAGGGCATGGCAGTCGCCGACGAGCTCGGTGACGCCGCGCGGTATGTGCACCTAGACGTCACCGATCCTGACCACTGGGCGGGCGCCGTCGACACGGCGCTGCACGCGTTCGGCAAGCTCGACGTGCTGGTGAACAACGCGGGCATCGTCTACCGGCGCACGTTGGGCAATCTGGAACCCGAACGCTGGCAACGCGTTCTCGACGTCAACCTCACCGGGACAATGCTGGGCATCAAGTCGGCGATCGAGCCGATGATCGCCGCCGGCGGCGGCTCGATCATCAACATGTCCTCGATCCAGGGTATGCGCGGCACTCCGGGAAACCACGGCTACGTCGCCTCCAAGTGGGCGATCCGCGGACTGACCAAGTCCGCCGCATTGGAGCTGGCGCCCAACAACATTCGGGTGAACTCGCTGCATCCGGGGATGGTCCGCACCCCGATGACCGCGCACATGCCCGAAGATCTGGTCGCCGCACCCCTGGGTCGGATCGCCGAGCCCGTCGAGGTGTCAACGTTCGTGTTGTTCCTGGCCAGTGACGAGTCCTCTTTCGCCACCGGCTCAGAATTCGTCATGGACGGCGGCCTGATCGCCGACGTCCCGCACCGGAGGTGA
- a CDS encoding SDR family NAD(P)-dependent oxidoreductase → MGRFENRVAIVTGAGASDGIGFAVARHLVAEGARVVLGATSDRIHDRAGELGSAAIGVVADLTVDGAADTLVAAATEAWGRLDILVNNAGMTSVTSGWDTEAEVPQLSLQDWDSAIARNMTTAFLMCRAAVPVMTAAGYGRIVTVGSTTGTVNAMPGQATYTAAKAGLVGLSRALALEVVRDGVTVNVVAPGYVLTGSQLEFEAVAASAGPFGRSGTTDEIASCVLFLAHETASFVTGAVLVADGGHNLPETWT, encoded by the coding sequence ATGGGCCGTTTCGAGAATCGTGTCGCGATCGTCACCGGCGCGGGCGCATCTGACGGGATCGGCTTCGCCGTCGCCCGCCATCTTGTCGCCGAAGGAGCCCGGGTGGTGCTGGGCGCCACCAGTGACCGCATTCACGACCGCGCCGGTGAACTCGGTTCTGCGGCAATCGGTGTGGTGGCCGACCTCACCGTAGACGGCGCCGCCGACACGCTGGTCGCCGCCGCCACCGAGGCCTGGGGGCGGCTCGACATTCTGGTGAACAACGCGGGAATGACCTCGGTGACCAGCGGGTGGGACACCGAAGCCGAGGTGCCGCAACTGTCGTTGCAGGACTGGGATTCCGCGATAGCGCGCAACATGACGACGGCGTTCCTGATGTGCCGGGCCGCGGTACCGGTGATGACCGCAGCAGGCTACGGGCGCATCGTGACGGTGGGTTCGACGACCGGCACCGTCAACGCGATGCCCGGCCAGGCCACCTACACCGCGGCGAAGGCCGGGCTGGTCGGGTTGAGCCGTGCCCTGGCGCTGGAGGTGGTGCGCGACGGTGTGACGGTCAACGTCGTCGCGCCGGGCTACGTGCTCACGGGTTCACAGCTGGAGTTCGAGGCGGTCGCGGCATCGGCGGGACCGTTCGGTCGCAGCGGCACAACGGACGAGATCGCCTCGTGTGTGCTGTTTTTGGCTCATGAGACGGCCTCGTTCGTGACCGGTGCGGTGCTGGTGGCCGACGGCGGGCACAACCTGCCCGAGACCTGGACATGA
- a CDS encoding crotonase/enoyl-CoA hydratase family protein → MSGPVSYRKDDAIAVITLDDGKVNVLSPSTLQHINDALDRAEADNAAAVVLAGNERVFSGGFDLKVFRSGDIDASIAMLQAGFNLSHRLLSFPKPVVAAITGHAIAMGGFLACSFDHRIAAHAYNFQANEVAIGMILPYPALEVLKLRLTPSAYQQAVGLAKTFFGETALAGGWVDEIVLPDQVLPRALEAAQEFTTLTPGAHLASKLRARQATLDAMRHGIDNIHTEFGLS, encoded by the coding sequence ATGAGCGGGCCGGTAAGTTATCGCAAGGACGACGCGATCGCCGTGATCACACTCGACGACGGCAAAGTGAACGTGCTGAGCCCGAGCACGCTGCAGCACATCAACGACGCCCTCGATCGCGCCGAGGCTGACAACGCCGCAGCGGTGGTCCTGGCCGGCAACGAACGGGTGTTCAGCGGTGGCTTCGACCTCAAGGTTTTCCGCTCCGGCGATATCGACGCCTCCATCGCGATGCTGCAGGCAGGTTTCAACCTGTCCCACCGCCTGCTGTCGTTCCCCAAGCCGGTCGTCGCCGCCATCACCGGGCACGCGATCGCGATGGGCGGGTTCCTGGCATGCAGCTTCGATCATCGAATTGCCGCCCACGCCTACAACTTCCAGGCCAATGAGGTGGCGATCGGGATGATCCTGCCCTACCCGGCGCTGGAGGTGCTGAAGCTGCGGCTGACCCCGTCGGCCTACCAGCAGGCCGTCGGGCTGGCCAAGACGTTCTTCGGCGAAACCGCACTGGCCGGCGGCTGGGTCGACGAGATCGTGCTGCCCGACCAGGTGCTCCCCCGCGCCCTGGAGGCCGCCCAGGAGTTCACCACGTTGACCCCGGGGGCCCACCTTGCCAGCAAGCTGCGGGCCAGGCAGGCCACTCTCGATGCGATGCGCCACGGTATCGACAACATCCATACCGAGTTCGGGCTGTCCTAG
- the rpmG gene encoding 50S ribosomal protein L33, producing MASSTDVRPKITLACEVCKHRNYITKKNRRNDPDRLELKKFCPNCGTHQPHKESR from the coding sequence GTGGCCTCCAGTACTGACGTCCGGCCGAAGATCACTTTGGCCTGCGAGGTGTGCAAGCACCGCAACTACATCACCAAGAAGAACCGCCGCAACGATCCTGATCGGCTGGAGCTGAAGAAGTTCTGCCCGAACTGTGGCACGCATCAGCCGCACAAAGAGTCGCGCTGA
- the hadA gene encoding (3R)-hydroxyacyl-ACP dehydratase subunit HadA, whose product MALSQTLVGTHYRYPDHYAVEREKIREYARAVHNDDPVFVSDEAAAALGYDGLPAPLTFISVFSYVAQKAFFENANIGISDRQIVQIDQVLKFLAPVTAGDKLYCDVYLDSIRQAHGTDIIVTKNIVTNQDGTVVQEAYTTLAGRSEENGESGFNDGTA is encoded by the coding sequence GTGGCGTTGTCCCAGACTCTCGTCGGAACGCACTACCGCTATCCCGATCACTACGCGGTGGAGCGCGAAAAGATTCGCGAATACGCCAGGGCCGTGCATAACGACGATCCGGTCTTCGTCTCCGACGAGGCTGCCGCCGCACTCGGCTACGACGGGCTGCCCGCACCGCTGACGTTCATCAGCGTGTTTAGCTACGTGGCGCAGAAGGCGTTCTTCGAGAACGCCAACATCGGCATCTCCGACCGTCAGATCGTTCAGATCGACCAGGTACTGAAGTTCCTGGCCCCGGTCACGGCCGGAGACAAGCTCTACTGTGACGTCTACCTGGATTCCATTCGGCAGGCGCACGGTACCGACATCATCGTCACCAAAAACATCGTCACGAACCAGGACGGCACGGTGGTCCAAGAGGCCTACACGACGCTGGCGGGGCGAAGCGAGGAAAACGGAGAGAGTGGCTTCAACGATGGCACTGCGTGA
- a CDS encoding MBL fold metallo-hydrolase, with amino-acid sequence MSSTDRLYFRQLLSGRDFAPGDMMAQQMRNFAYLIGDRESGDAVVVDPAYAAGDLLDALEADGMHLSGVLVTHHHPDHVGGTMMGFTLAGLAELLERVSVPVHVNAHEALWVSRTTGIPMSELTAHEHRDKVAVGDIEIELLHTPGHTPGSQCFLLDGRLVAGDTLFLDGCGRTDFPGGDVDEMFRSLQQLAALPGDPTVFPGHWYSTEPSAVLSEVKRSNYVYRVSSLEQWRSFMGG; translated from the coding sequence ATGTCATCGACGGACCGGCTGTACTTCCGCCAACTGCTCTCCGGCCGGGACTTCGCGCCCGGCGACATGATGGCGCAGCAGATGCGCAACTTCGCCTATCTGATCGGCGACCGCGAGAGCGGCGACGCCGTGGTGGTCGACCCGGCCTACGCCGCCGGGGACCTGCTCGACGCGCTGGAGGCCGACGGCATGCACCTCTCCGGTGTGCTGGTCACCCACCACCACCCCGATCACGTCGGCGGAACGATGATGGGCTTCACGCTGGCGGGCCTGGCCGAGCTGCTCGAGCGCGTCAGCGTGCCGGTGCACGTCAACGCCCACGAGGCGCTGTGGGTGTCAAGGACCACCGGCATCCCGATGAGCGAGCTGACCGCCCACGAGCATCGCGACAAGGTCGCCGTCGGCGACATCGAGATCGAACTGCTGCACACCCCCGGGCACACCCCGGGCAGCCAGTGCTTCCTGCTCGACGGCCGACTGGTGGCCGGCGACACCCTGTTCCTCGACGGCTGCGGGCGCACCGACTTCCCCGGCGGCGACGTCGACGAGATGTTCCGCAGCCTCCAGCAGCTGGCCGCTCTGCCCGGCGACCCCACGGTGTTCCCCGGGCACTGGTACTCGACCGAGCCCAGCGCGGTGCTCTCCGAGGTCAAACGGTCCAACTACGTCTACCGGGTGTCGAGCCTGGAGCAGTGGCGCTCGTTCATGGGCGGCTGA